The following proteins are co-located in the Opitutaceae bacterium genome:
- the ptsP gene encoding phosphoenolpyruvate--protein phosphotransferase, whose product MTEADPAKPEFKVQGLSASQGIAYGQVFLFLQSDLELPSYQVDQDKRPAEVARFEQALLVTRGQIQKIRDEVEKNLSSNEARIFDAHLLVLEDQALIAETIRDFEGSGRNIEACFNAVAQRYIRAFSEIDDEYLRERTGDIRDVVQRVLSNLLGQSAASLSRLADKRIVVANDISPSDAAGIDRSNALAVITDSGSRTSHAVIVARSMKVPAVVGTRELVTRVKNGDWVLVDGYEGLVIINPNEQTLFRYGKIQSHKKSIEQRLYKANRLPSVTLDGVAVVLRANIEKESEAELVKEYLGSGVGLFRTEFLYLGSQRIPSEEEQVKAYRTVAEKLSPAPVVIRTLDLGGDKPITAAPSLFPREDNPFLGFRAIRFCLENTAIFKDQLRAILRASVVGNIKLMYPMISGSEELARANAVLDECRRELRAQGVPFDEKMPVGTMIEIPSAAYTVDILAAQNDFLSIGTNDLIQYLLAIDRVNNRIAHLYEPTHPAVVRTLKHIVDEAHRKKLKVSVCGEMAADPVLAPLLVGLGVDELSMTPPLIPAVKYSIRAMSHADARRLAEESLTKTTAGEIFALCNRFCQDRLPPE is encoded by the coding sequence ATGACCGAAGCCGATCCAGCGAAGCCTGAGTTCAAGGTGCAAGGCCTGTCCGCCTCGCAGGGCATCGCCTACGGACAGGTGTTCTTGTTTCTGCAGAGCGACCTGGAGCTGCCATCGTACCAGGTGGATCAGGACAAGCGCCCGGCCGAAGTGGCTCGATTTGAGCAGGCGCTGCTGGTTACCCGCGGCCAGATCCAGAAGATCCGGGATGAGGTGGAGAAAAACCTCAGCTCAAATGAGGCGCGGATCTTTGACGCCCACCTCCTGGTGCTGGAGGACCAGGCGCTGATTGCCGAGACAATCCGGGATTTTGAGGGTTCGGGACGAAACATTGAAGCCTGCTTCAACGCGGTCGCGCAGCGATACATCCGGGCGTTTTCGGAGATCGATGACGAATACCTGAGGGAGCGCACCGGTGACATTCGCGACGTCGTGCAGCGGGTGCTTTCCAATCTCCTTGGACAGTCGGCGGCGAGTTTGTCGCGTTTGGCCGACAAGCGCATTGTTGTAGCAAACGACATTTCCCCGTCAGATGCGGCGGGCATCGATCGAAGCAATGCGCTGGCGGTGATCACCGATTCGGGAAGCAGGACCAGCCATGCGGTGATTGTGGCGCGTTCCATGAAGGTCCCCGCAGTCGTGGGAACGAGGGAGCTCGTGACCCGGGTGAAGAACGGGGACTGGGTGCTTGTCGACGGCTACGAGGGCCTTGTGATCATCAACCCGAACGAGCAGACGCTGTTCCGGTACGGAAAGATCCAGAGTCACAAGAAGTCGATCGAGCAGCGTCTCTACAAGGCGAACCGTCTGCCGTCGGTCACATTGGACGGCGTGGCGGTCGTGCTGCGCGCGAACATCGAAAAGGAGAGTGAAGCGGAGCTGGTGAAGGAGTACCTCGGTTCGGGAGTGGGGTTGTTTCGCACCGAGTTCCTGTACCTGGGGAGTCAGAGGATTCCGTCCGAAGAGGAGCAGGTGAAGGCGTACCGCACGGTGGCGGAAAAGCTTTCACCCGCGCCCGTGGTGATTCGCACGCTCGATCTCGGGGGCGACAAGCCGATCACCGCGGCGCCGTCGCTTTTCCCCCGGGAGGACAATCCATTCCTGGGATTCCGTGCGATCCGGTTCTGCCTGGAGAACACGGCCATTTTCAAGGATCAGCTCCGGGCGATTCTGCGCGCGAGTGTTGTCGGCAACATCAAGCTGATGTATCCGATGATCAGTGGAAGCGAGGAGCTCGCGCGGGCCAATGCGGTTCTCGACGAATGCCGCCGGGAACTGCGGGCACAGGGTGTTCCCTTCGACGAAAAGATGCCCGTGGGCACCATGATCGAGATCCCGAGCGCGGCATACACCGTGGACATACTCGCGGCGCAGAATGATTTTCTCAGCATCGGCACCAACGATCTCATCCAGTACCTGCTGGCGATCGACCGCGTGAACAACCGGATCGCACATCTCTACGAGCCCACGCATCCGGCCGTGGTCAGAACACTGAAGCACATCGTCGACGAGGCGCATCGAAAGAAGCTGAAGGTCAGCGTCTGCGGTGAGATGGCGGCCGATCCCGTGCTCGCCCCGCTGCTTGTCGGTCTGGGAGTCGACGAACTCAGCATGACTCCGCCGCTGATTCCGGCGGTCAAGTATTCCATTCGAGCCATGTCGCATGCGGATGCAAGACGCCTGGCGGAGGAGTCGCTCACCAAGACGACGGCCGGAGAGATCTTCGCCCTCTGCAACCGGTTTTGCCAGGATCGGCTCCCGCCCGAGTAG
- a CDS encoding metalloregulator ArsR/SmtB family transcription factor has translation MNASWDLLKLLADPTRLRLLALLLHEELSVAELQEILGMAQSRISSQLALLRQADLVVDRREGKKAFYSNRAGLPKEQTALLRAACNAVAAEIADDRINLERILRKRRAHQEQYFNLIAGKLGRNYCPGRSWEAIGHLALRLAPPIVIADLGAGEGLISQLLARRARAVWCIDNSPRMVEVGTEFARKNGLSNLTYKLGDIEDVPLPDGSVDLAILSQALHHALHPQAAVQEAFRILRPGGQIVILDLKEHGFEKARELYADVWLGFRESTLHRFLTTAGFDHIEISTVAREPVEPHFETLLAAGYRPES, from the coding sequence GTGAATGCCTCCTGGGATCTGCTGAAGCTTCTCGCCGATCCCACCCGCCTCAGACTTCTCGCGCTCCTGCTGCATGAGGAGCTCTCCGTGGCGGAGCTGCAGGAAATCCTGGGCATGGCGCAGTCGCGCATCTCCTCGCAGCTCGCCCTGCTGCGCCAGGCCGATCTCGTTGTCGACCGCAGGGAGGGAAAGAAGGCCTTCTATTCAAACAGGGCCGGGCTTCCTAAGGAGCAGACTGCTCTCCTCCGCGCGGCCTGCAATGCGGTCGCCGCCGAAATCGCCGACGATCGCATCAATCTCGAGCGCATCCTTCGAAAGCGCCGCGCGCACCAGGAGCAGTACTTCAATCTCATCGCGGGCAAACTGGGGCGCAATTACTGCCCGGGCAGGTCCTGGGAGGCCATCGGCCATCTCGCGCTTCGACTCGCGCCACCCATCGTCATCGCCGACCTCGGCGCCGGCGAAGGACTCATCTCCCAGCTTCTGGCCCGCCGCGCAAGGGCCGTGTGGTGCATCGACAACTCGCCCCGCATGGTCGAGGTCGGCACGGAGTTCGCGAGAAAGAACGGGCTGTCCAATCTGACCTACAAGCTCGGCGACATCGAGGACGTGCCCCTGCCCGACGGGTCCGTCGACCTTGCGATCCTCAGCCAGGCGCTTCACCACGCGCTTCACCCGCAGGCCGCCGTGCAGGAGGCCTTTCGCATCCTCCGGCCCGGCGGCCAGATTGTGATCCTCGACCTCAAGGAGCACGGATTCGAAAAGGCGCGCGAACTCTACGCCGACGTATGGCTGGGATTCCGCGAAAGCACGCTTCACCGCTTCCTCACGACGGCGGGATTTGACCACATCGAAATCTCCACGGTTGCCCGCGAACCGGTCGAGCCGCACTTCGAGACGCTGCTCGCCGCCGGCTACCGGCCGGAAAGTTAG
- a CDS encoding DUF4870 domain-containing protein: MDSPSTPAKNDANMWAMLCHLSALAGYIIPFGSIIGPLIIWQMKKAEFPIVDDQGKEAINFQITVAIAAIICIALAFVVIGIPLLFALGIADLVLIILASLKANKGEVYRYPFSFKFIK, translated from the coding sequence ATGGACTCCCCCAGTACTCCAGCGAAGAACGACGCCAACATGTGGGCGATGCTCTGCCATCTCTCCGCCTTGGCCGGTTACATCATTCCCTTCGGCAGCATCATCGGTCCGCTCATCATCTGGCAGATGAAAAAGGCGGAATTTCCCATCGTCGACGATCAGGGCAAGGAGGCGATCAACTTTCAGATCACCGTGGCCATAGCGGCGATCATCTGCATTGCCCTGGCCTTCGTTGTCATCGGAATACCGCTCCTTTTTGCACTCGGCATCGCCGATCTCGTGCTGATCATTCTGGCCTCGCTCAAGGCCAACAAGGGCGAAGTTTACCGGTATCCGTTCTCATTCAAATTCATCAAGTAG
- a CDS encoding GntR family transcriptional regulator yields the protein MTSGYSQTPRIMELAQQLEADIRRRQLKPGDAYLPLAEAARMLGVGSSTANRALQLLSQRGILERVQRRGTFIGSLKREASPGLLKRVFMVVHRNYLRQEGRVADGVLVGIQGVLPGADVQFNFLPATDPADYVDSLIGEILRSKEPSGVVLTKVPFVVQRAIRHSGLPAVVHGSLYPSIEGLPWVEQDNLGIARLVSSYASSHRCRHVCALTREVMFPGDNVVLSELGRLLGNAGYKAGEYSISHLPDDHHAIMSEVTAIVQRHPTDLCLLCRSEAKAEAALAAIDRLGLKGRRRPRLLVSGLHQRPAGGNSLPYLFPTLRPEEIGAAIGRLLASRVTDPRSSPGQVVIPIELSEP from the coding sequence ATGACTTCCGGATACTCCCAGACACCGCGCATCATGGAGCTTGCCCAGCAGCTCGAGGCCGACATCCGGCGCCGGCAGTTGAAGCCGGGCGACGCCTACCTGCCGCTGGCGGAGGCCGCCCGCATGCTCGGCGTCGGTTCCTCGACCGCGAACCGCGCCCTTCAACTGCTTTCCCAGCGCGGCATCCTCGAACGGGTGCAGCGGCGGGGAACGTTCATCGGCTCCCTCAAGCGGGAGGCGAGCCCCGGTCTGCTCAAGCGGGTGTTCATGGTGGTGCACCGGAATTACCTCAGGCAGGAGGGGCGCGTCGCGGACGGCGTCCTCGTCGGCATACAGGGAGTCCTCCCCGGCGCGGACGTGCAGTTCAATTTCCTCCCGGCGACCGACCCCGCGGACTATGTCGACTCCCTCATCGGCGAGATCCTGAGATCGAAGGAACCCTCCGGCGTGGTCCTCACCAAGGTGCCTTTCGTCGTGCAACGCGCCATCAGGCACAGCGGGCTGCCCGCGGTCGTTCATGGCTCCCTTTACCCTTCGATCGAGGGCCTGCCCTGGGTGGAGCAGGACAATCTTGGCATCGCCCGCCTGGTCAGCAGCTACGCCTCAAGCCACCGGTGCCGGCATGTCTGCGCCCTCACCCGGGAGGTGATGTTCCCCGGCGACAACGTCGTGCTCAGCGAACTGGGGCGGCTGCTGGGCAACGCCGGCTACAAGGCGGGCGAGTACTCCATTTCGCACCTGCCCGACGACCATCACGCCATCATGTCCGAGGTGACGGCGATCGTCCAGCGACACCCCACGGATCTCTGCCTGCTCTGCCGGTCGGAGGCGAAGGCCGAGGCCGCGCTCGCAGCCATCGACCGCCTGGGACTCAAGGGCAGGCGCCGCCCCAGGCTCCTCGTCAGCGGCCTGCACCAGCGGCCCGCCGGCGGGAATTCCCTGCCGTACCTCTTCCCCACCCTGCGCCCCGAGGAGATCGGCGCAGCCATCGGCCGGCTCCTGGCCTCGCGCGTGACAGATCCGCGCTCCTCGCCCGGCCAGGTCGTCATCCCGATCGAACTGTCGGAGCCCTAG
- a CDS encoding dihydrodipicolinate synthase family protein: MAKSKSPHATFQLRGLIAATFTPFRADGSIDLRRIKPVVDAVIGQGAGGLYVCGSTGEGPLLSTEERLRVAEASVKAAAGRVPVVIQVGHNSIEEARGIAAHAQRIGADAVSATPPGYFKPDSLGNFVQCMAHIADGAPKLPFYYYHIPVLSGVRFDMVDFLQAGGACIPTLRGIKFSDTHLHEMLACVEFEDGRYDILFGVDEMLLAGLAFGARGAVGSTFNFAAPLYRRIIAAFEAGDMNEARRLQSLSARMVRIIVGNGGRGGLKAAMELIGADCGHSRLPTVTTSQAQRVKMRRELGALGFFEWAVK, translated from the coding sequence ATGGCAAAGAGCAAATCCCCCCATGCGACCTTCCAGTTGCGCGGTCTGATCGCCGCGACATTCACGCCCTTCCGCGCCGACGGATCGATTGATCTGAGGCGGATCAAGCCGGTGGTGGACGCCGTGATCGGCCAGGGCGCCGGCGGTCTCTATGTCTGCGGAAGCACGGGGGAGGGGCCGCTGCTCTCGACGGAGGAGCGGCTGCGCGTCGCGGAGGCGAGCGTGAAGGCGGCCGCGGGGCGCGTGCCCGTGGTGATCCAGGTGGGGCACAACAGCATCGAGGAGGCGCGGGGCATCGCCGCGCACGCCCAGCGCATCGGCGCGGACGCGGTTTCCGCGACCCCTCCGGGCTATTTCAAGCCCGATTCGCTCGGCAATTTCGTCCAGTGCATGGCTCATATCGCTGACGGCGCGCCGAAGCTGCCGTTTTACTACTATCACATCCCGGTTCTTTCAGGCGTGCGCTTTGACATGGTTGACTTCCTGCAGGCCGGCGGTGCGTGCATTCCGACGTTGCGGGGCATCAAGTTCTCCGACACCCATCTCCATGAAATGCTCGCGTGCGTGGAGTTCGAGGACGGACGGTACGACATTCTCTTCGGCGTCGACGAGATGCTGCTCGCCGGCCTCGCCTTCGGCGCGCGCGGAGCGGTGGGCTCGACCTTCAATTTCGCCGCCCCGCTTTACAGGAGGATCATCGCGGCGTTTGAAGCCGGGGACATGAACGAGGCGCGGCGGCTGCAGTCGCTGTCCGCCAGAATGGTGCGGATCATCGTCGGCAACGGCGGCCGCGGCGGGCTCAAGGCCGCGATGGAGCTCATCGGCGCGGACTGCGGGCACAGTCGCCTGCCGACGGTGACCACCTCGCAGGCGCAGCGGGTGAAAATGAGGAGGGAGCTCGGCGCGCTGGGCTTCTTCGAGTGGGCGGTGAAGTGA
- a CDS encoding galactose oxidase — MNTPAPRLSALEPLPDVHGYAGMFAGVSGGALLCAGGANFPDKPLSQGGKKVWHDQVFVLEAPDQAWRAAGRLPRANGYGVSATWRDGIVLAGGGDANANFRECRMMRWDGRQLTFLPLPSLPAAVANACGALVGDSLFIAGGQETPSATSTLARCFVLDLAAAERAWREVPWPRGAPGRVLGVAAALDGWFYLFSGTDLYAGPTGAAERRYLNDAWRYREDAGWQRLADLPHAVVAAPSPAMAAGRGNLAIAGGVWPEYLAAIPPNAPHPGFSRGMLVYDSGADRWISIEAGGLPPGAPPRVTAPLVAWRDRHVVTSGEVVPGVRTPSVLTFRFPP, encoded by the coding sequence ATGAATACACCTGCGCCCCGGCTTTCTGCACTGGAGCCGCTTCCCGATGTCCATGGTTATGCGGGCATGTTTGCCGGGGTCTCCGGCGGCGCGCTGCTCTGCGCGGGCGGAGCAAATTTTCCGGACAAACCGCTGTCGCAGGGCGGGAAAAAGGTCTGGCACGACCAGGTGTTTGTCCTGGAGGCGCCCGACCAGGCCTGGCGTGCCGCCGGCCGCCTGCCCCGGGCGAATGGCTACGGGGTGTCGGCGACCTGGCGCGATGGCATTGTCCTTGCCGGGGGCGGTGATGCGAACGCGAATTTCCGCGAGTGCCGCATGATGCGCTGGGACGGCAGACAGCTCACTTTCCTTCCCCTGCCGTCCCTCCCCGCTGCGGTGGCGAATGCCTGCGGGGCACTTGTCGGTGACAGCCTGTTCATCGCCGGCGGTCAGGAAACGCCGTCGGCCACTTCAACGCTTGCGCGGTGTTTTGTCCTGGACCTTGCCGCGGCGGAACGCGCCTGGCGTGAAGTGCCCTGGCCGCGGGGCGCGCCCGGTCGCGTGCTGGGTGTCGCGGCTGCCCTGGACGGATGGTTTTATCTTTTCAGCGGCACGGACCTGTACGCCGGCCCGACGGGAGCGGCTGAGCGCCGCTACCTGAACGACGCGTGGCGGTACCGCGAGGATGCGGGCTGGCAGCGTCTGGCGGATCTGCCCCATGCGGTGGTGGCGGCGCCTTCACCGGCGATGGCTGCCGGGCGCGGCAATCTTGCGATTGCGGGTGGAGTGTGGCCCGAATACCTGGCAGCGATTCCACCGAACGCGCCGCATCCTGGATTTTCCAGAGGGATGCTGGTCTATGACAGCGGGGCCGATCGCTGGATTTCGATTGAAGCGGGCGGCCTGCCGCCCGGCGCTCCGCCGAGGGTGACTGCGCCTCTGGTTGCGTGGCGGGACCGCCATGTTGTCACCAGCGGGGAAGTGGTGCCAGGCGTGCGCACGCCGAGTGTCCTTACCTTCCGGTTTCCTCCATGA
- a CDS encoding AGE family epimerase/isomerase, with product MSLSVHRLGQLRRAYSGDLLESTIPFWLRHGLDHEHGGLLSGLGEDGSVIDTDKAVWLQGRAAWTFATLYNTVARQPEWLAASKQCLDFIRAHCRGPGGKLYFTVTRDGRPLRMRRYVYSECFAAIGNAAYSKASGDARAAEEALQYFATYLHHSFTPGVMPAKTDPATRPMKGVAPHMIAIVTAQEIRALLGDVAVGGATCTQWIDRSLAAIEKDFFKPQHGALMEIVGADGAVLDTFDGRTLNPGHALECAWFILHEAKLRGRDARLLRLGLSILDCMWERGWDTEFGGLLYFTDLFGKPVQEYWAEMKFWWPHNEAEIATLLAYQLTKDAKYAAWHTEVHDWSHRVFADPVHGEWFGYAHRDGRISTRLKGNTWKGPFHLPRMQWYCARLVSEMMPAAT from the coding sequence ATGAGTCTCTCCGTTCACCGCCTCGGGCAACTGCGTCGCGCGTATTCCGGCGACCTTCTGGAAAGCACGATTCCCTTCTGGCTGCGGCACGGGCTCGATCACGAGCATGGCGGCCTGCTCTCCGGACTTGGCGAGGATGGATCGGTGATCGACACCGACAAGGCGGTCTGGCTGCAGGGCCGGGCGGCCTGGACCTTTGCGACGCTGTACAACACGGTTGCCAGGCAGCCGGAATGGCTTGCCGCGTCGAAGCAGTGTCTGGATTTCATCCGGGCGCACTGCCGGGGGCCGGGGGGGAAACTGTATTTCACGGTGACGCGGGATGGCCGGCCACTGCGCATGCGACGCTACGTGTACAGCGAGTGCTTCGCGGCGATCGGAAACGCGGCCTACTCAAAGGCGTCGGGTGACGCGCGCGCCGCGGAGGAGGCGCTCCAGTATTTTGCGACCTACCTTCACCACAGTTTCACGCCCGGCGTGATGCCTGCGAAGACCGATCCGGCGACGCGCCCGATGAAGGGAGTCGCGCCCCACATGATCGCCATTGTCACCGCGCAGGAGATTCGTGCGCTGCTTGGCGATGTGGCGGTTGGAGGTGCGACCTGCACGCAATGGATCGACCGTTCGCTTGCGGCCATAGAAAAGGACTTTTTCAAACCCCAGCATGGCGCGCTGATGGAGATTGTGGGCGCGGATGGAGCCGTGCTCGACACGTTCGACGGCCGCACGCTCAATCCCGGTCACGCTCTCGAATGCGCGTGGTTCATCCTTCACGAGGCGAAGCTTCGGGGTCGCGACGCGCGGCTGCTGCGGCTGGGGCTGTCGATCCTCGACTGCATGTGGGAGCGCGGGTGGGACACCGAGTTTGGCGGACTGCTGTATTTCACCGATCTTTTCGGGAAACCGGTGCAGGAGTATTGGGCGGAGATGAAGTTCTGGTGGCCGCACAATGAGGCCGAGATTGCGACACTGCTGGCCTATCAGCTCACGAAGGATGCGAAATACGCGGCCTGGCACACGGAGGTGCATGACTGGTCGCACCGCGTTTTTGCCGATCCCGTGCACGGCGAGTGGTTCGGCTACGCGCATCGGGACGGGCGCATCTCAACGCGACTCAAGGGCAACACCTGGAAGGGACCGTTTCACCTGCCCCGCATGCAGTGGTACTGCGCACGCCTGGTTTCGGAAATGATGCCTGCGGCAACGTAG
- a CDS encoding acetylxylan esterase has translation MVSRIPSAATPAPAIEDESKVVPYTLPDPLLAEDGTRIQTSAQWMAKRRPELLELFSKDVYGRTPTRRLKAVHAEVTSTDTNALGGKATRKEVTIWFTKGREGPRMRLLMYVPNHVKQAPPVFLGLNFYGNHTVDNDPGIALADPISVFAPGKPLPTTPRGKDRPPMGRGGQADRWQVGMVVDHGYSTVTAWYTDLCPDRIGGLDENVASIFSTGGTEGRADDAWGAIGIWAWGLSRALDYLETDRSVDARRVAVHGHSRLGKAALWAGAQDPRFAMVISNDSGCGGAALSKRVFGETVGLINKTFPHWFAKRFRAYDDNEAALPVDQHELLALVAPRPLYVASASEDLWADPKGEFLSAKLAGPVYALFGKTGVGVDEMPPVDSPVGGTIAYHLRTGKHDITAYDWAQYLKFADRHLR, from the coding sequence ATGGTTTCACGGATCCCATCGGCGGCGACTCCCGCGCCCGCGATCGAGGATGAATCAAAGGTTGTGCCCTACACGCTGCCCGATCCGTTGCTCGCGGAGGACGGCACGCGCATTCAGACCTCCGCTCAGTGGATGGCGAAGCGCAGGCCGGAACTGCTCGAGCTGTTCTCGAAAGATGTCTATGGCCGCACGCCGACGCGCAGACTCAAGGCTGTGCACGCTGAAGTGACATCGACTGACACAAATGCCCTGGGAGGAAAGGCGACGCGCAAGGAGGTGACGATCTGGTTCACGAAAGGCAGGGAAGGTCCGCGCATGCGCCTGCTGATGTACGTGCCGAATCACGTGAAGCAGGCGCCGCCGGTGTTTCTCGGACTCAATTTCTATGGAAACCACACGGTGGACAACGATCCCGGGATTGCGTTGGCGGATCCGATCTCTGTTTTCGCGCCGGGGAAGCCGCTGCCGACCACGCCCCGGGGAAAGGATCGGCCGCCGATGGGACGCGGCGGCCAGGCGGACCGCTGGCAGGTCGGAATGGTGGTCGACCACGGGTACTCCACGGTGACGGCTTGGTACACCGACCTTTGTCCCGACCGCATCGGTGGACTCGACGAGAATGTTGCGTCGATTTTTTCCACGGGCGGGACGGAAGGCCGGGCGGATGACGCCTGGGGGGCGATCGGAATCTGGGCCTGGGGCCTGAGTCGCGCGCTGGATTACCTGGAAACGGACCGGAGCGTGGATGCGCGACGCGTGGCGGTGCACGGTCACTCGCGTCTGGGCAAGGCTGCGCTTTGGGCCGGCGCGCAGGATCCGCGTTTTGCGATGGTGATTTCGAATGACAGCGGCTGCGGAGGCGCGGCGCTCAGCAAGCGCGTGTTTGGCGAGACGGTGGGACTCATCAACAAGACCTTTCCCCATTGGTTCGCGAAGCGTTTCCGAGCCTATGACGACAATGAGGCCGCCCTGCCGGTGGACCAGCATGAGCTGCTGGCCTTGGTTGCGCCTCGTCCGCTGTATGTGGCGAGTGCGAGCGAGGATCTATGGGCTGATCCCAAGGGCGAATTTCTGAGCGCGAAGCTTGCGGGACCCGTTTACGCGCTTTTCGGAAAGACCGGGGTGGGCGTCGACGAAATGCCTCCCGTCGACTCACCCGTGGGTGGAACGATCGCCTATCACCTGCGCACGGGAAAGCATGACATCACCGCCTACGATTGGGCGCAGTACCTGAAGTTTGCGGACCGACATCTGCGCTGA
- a CDS encoding zinc-ribbon domain-containing protein produces the protein MKRSRTPSECPNCGADVPPNARACPECGADERSGWNEEATRYDGLDLPPSEDELSAHRPRRTQTSLGISRFWWIVGVALVLVLIYLELRSVF, from the coding sequence GTGAAACGCTCCCGCACGCCTTCGGAATGTCCCAACTGCGGCGCCGATGTTCCTCCCAACGCCCGCGCCTGCCCGGAGTGCGGTGCCGATGAGCGATCCGGCTGGAACGAGGAGGCCACGCGCTACGACGGCCTGGACCTCCCCCCGTCCGAGGATGAGCTTTCAGCACACCGCCCCCGACGAACTCAAACCTCCCTGGGCATTTCGCGATTCTGGTGGATCGTCGGAGTAGCACTCGTCCTCGTCTTGATCTACCTTGAGCTCCGATCAGTCTTTTGA
- a CDS encoding (2Fe-2S)-binding protein, producing the protein MITLSINGVEKQVDVDPETPLLWVLRDHLSLAGTKYGCGMAMCGACTVHLDGEAERSCSIPVGKVGGRKIVTIEGLAADSKRILHPLQQVWIDDDVAQCGYCQAGQIMSAAALLAKNPKPSDADIDSAMSGNLCRCGTYQRIRAGIHRAAELAARSKTEIATVN; encoded by the coding sequence ATGATCACTCTCAGTATCAATGGCGTTGAAAAGCAGGTGGATGTGGACCCGGAGACGCCGTTGCTGTGGGTCCTTCGCGATCACCTGAGTCTTGCCGGAACCAAGTACGGCTGCGGCATGGCCATGTGCGGGGCGTGCACGGTCCATCTCGACGGAGAGGCCGAGCGGTCCTGTTCGATTCCCGTGGGCAAGGTTGGCGGCAGGAAAATTGTCACGATCGAGGGTCTCGCGGCGGACTCAAAGCGGATTCTTCACCCGCTGCAGCAGGTTTGGATCGATGACGACGTTGCCCAGTGCGGCTACTGCCAGGCGGGCCAGATCATGAGTGCAGCGGCCCTGCTGGCGAAGAATCCGAAGCCATCCGATGCGGACATCGATTCCGCCATGTCGGGAAATCTATGCCGCTGCGGAACCTACCAGCGCATTCGAGCCGGCATTCATCGGGCCGCTGAGCTCGCGGCACGGTCGAAGACGGAAATCGCGACGGTGAACTGA
- the xylA gene encoding xylose isomerase → MAKSSKKSYFSSIPSIAYEGADSDNPLAFRHYNPDEVIDGKTVSDHMRFSIAYWHSFRGTGSDPFGPGTIVRPWERGKDPVSVAKVRLEAGFEFFQKIKAPFWCFHDRDIAPEGRTLAETNRILDQIVSHAKQLQKATGVKLLWGTANLFSNPRYMSGAATNPDAHVFAYAAAQVKKALEITHALGGENYVFWGGREGYETLLNTNLKREQEHLAAFMHMAKDYARSIGFDGQFLIEPKPKEPTKHQYDFDVASGIAFLRTFGLEKVFKFNIETNHATLAGHTFQHEIEVAAAQGMLGSIDANAGDLLLGWDTDQFNTDVRELTLAMISILRAGGLGSGGFNFDAKLRRQSIDPEDLFHAHIGGMDAYVAAFKIARSILADGRFENFVADRYSSFDSSFGRQIETRKIGFKELEKLVLTKLGEPTPRSGRQEYLENLLNRYLHP, encoded by the coding sequence ATGGCCAAGTCCTCGAAGAAGTCCTATTTCAGCAGCATTCCGTCGATCGCCTACGAAGGCGCCGACTCAGACAACCCGCTGGCGTTCCGCCACTACAATCCGGATGAGGTCATCGACGGCAAAACCGTCAGTGACCACATGCGTTTCTCCATCGCCTACTGGCATTCCTTCCGCGGCACCGGCAGTGATCCGTTCGGTCCCGGCACGATTGTGCGCCCCTGGGAGCGCGGCAAGGATCCTGTCAGCGTGGCCAAGGTCCGCCTCGAGGCGGGCTTCGAATTCTTCCAAAAGATCAAGGCACCGTTCTGGTGCTTCCACGACCGCGACATCGCACCCGAGGGCCGGACGCTCGCGGAGACCAACCGGATCCTCGACCAGATTGTCAGCCACGCGAAGCAGCTCCAAAAGGCCACCGGCGTGAAGCTGCTTTGGGGCACGGCAAATCTTTTCTCGAATCCCCGCTACATGTCGGGTGCCGCCACCAATCCCGACGCGCACGTTTTCGCCTACGCCGCGGCCCAGGTGAAGAAGGCGCTCGAAATCACGCATGCACTCGGCGGTGAAAACTATGTCTTCTGGGGCGGCCGCGAAGGCTACGAGACGCTGCTCAACACCAATCTCAAGCGCGAACAGGAGCACCTGGCGGCGTTCATGCACATGGCGAAAGACTACGCTCGCAGCATCGGCTTCGACGGGCAGTTCCTGATCGAACCCAAACCCAAGGAGCCGACCAAGCACCAGTACGACTTCGACGTCGCCAGCGGCATCGCCTTCCTGCGCACCTTCGGGCTCGAAAAGGTCTTCAAGTTCAACATCGAAACCAACCACGCCACCCTCGCGGGCCACACCTTCCAGCACGAGATCGAGGTGGCGGCCGCCCAGGGCATGCTCGGCTCGATCGATGCCAATGCTGGCGATCTCCTGCTCGGCTGGGACACCGACCAGTTCAACACTGATGTCAGGGAGCTGACGCTCGCGATGATTTCCATCCTGAGGGCGGGCGGCCTCGGTTCAGGCGGATTCAACTTCGACGCCAAACTCCGCCGCCAGAGCATTGATCCGGAGGATCTCTTCCACGCCCACATCGGCGGCATGGACGCCTATGTCGCGGCATTCAAGATCGCCCGCTCAATCCTCGCCGATGGCCGGTTTGAGAATTTCGTTGCTGATCGTTATTCAAGTTTCGACTCCAGCTTTGGCCGGCAGATTGAAACCCGGAAAATCGGTTTCAAGGAGCTCGAAAAACTCGTCCTCACGAAGCTGGGAGAGCCCACGCCACGCAGCGGACGCCAGGAATACCTGGAAAACCTGCTCAACCGCTACCTGCACCCGTAG